The Streptomyces phaeolivaceus genome has a window encoding:
- a CDS encoding Pr6Pr family membrane protein, translated as MTAPIPRDIPDLPAISGIPAPVTSVVPATAVVAPARRPLAAVCRALVALAAAGAVVTEMVLGSPLRAFSHFSVQSTALVALVFAVSARRAWSASRPLPSWVTGGTVLYAVIAALVYHLILMRDPATFSMTTTPTGAPVDPTGWLAVTNAAFHTAIPLAVVADWLLLTRPSPPRLSHAAAWLIYPLAYLVFTLGRAALVTPDWPAPYLYPFLDVDQHGYKSTLGNALLLGLASYALALLLIVVDHLRPDLVHPRRGRPSRHDRRPENRISSPANGGLK; from the coding sequence ATGACCGCACCGATACCGAGGGACATCCCCGACCTGCCCGCGATCTCGGGCATTCCCGCACCGGTGACATCCGTCGTGCCCGCGACGGCGGTGGTGGCACCGGCCCGACGCCCACTGGCGGCGGTGTGCCGCGCCCTGGTCGCGCTGGCGGCGGCCGGGGCCGTGGTGACCGAGATGGTGCTGGGCAGCCCGCTGCGCGCCTTCAGCCATTTCTCGGTCCAGAGCACGGCCCTGGTGGCGCTGGTCTTCGCCGTCTCGGCCCGCCGCGCGTGGTCGGCCAGCCGCCCCCTGCCGTCCTGGGTGACCGGCGGCACGGTTCTCTACGCCGTGATCGCGGCGCTGGTGTACCACCTGATCCTGATGCGGGACCCGGCGACGTTCTCCATGACGACGACGCCGACGGGCGCCCCGGTCGACCCCACCGGCTGGCTCGCGGTGACGAACGCGGCCTTCCACACGGCGATCCCCCTCGCGGTGGTGGCGGACTGGCTGCTGCTGACCCGCCCGTCGCCGCCACGCCTGAGCCATGCGGCGGCGTGGCTGATCTACCCGCTGGCGTACCTGGTGTTCACACTCGGCCGGGCCGCGCTGGTGACCCCCGACTGGCCGGCCCCGTACCTCTACCCGTTCCTGGACGTCGACCAGCACGGCTACAAGAGCACCCTCGGCAACGCCCTCCTCCTGGGCCTCGCCTCCTACGCCCTCGCGCTCCTCCTCATCGTCGTCGACCACCTCCGCCCCGACCTCGTACACCCCCGCCGGGGGCGCCCCAGCCGCCACGACCGACGCCCCGAAAACCGGATTTCGTCTCCGGCCAACGGTGGGCTAAAGTAA
- a CDS encoding type ISP restriction/modification enzyme gives MSARRRIHDSFEQAVQAAVSAFGAEVTPKLRGSGWQEDQLRGPLENMIRSVCRGLGLGVTLIGEVPLVDMGARPDYAVEVGGALVGYIELKKPGTQADPSVYTGRNAGQWAKLRLLNNVLLCDGNEFSVHQQGQQVGEVAYLRGSVLTSGARLAPADGALARVLYDFLTWEPQTPRTTSQLIRAVAGLCQLLSEEVGEAIAQEKSRRRLPAFTKLAKDWRHLLFPEATDAEFIEQYGQAVVFALLLARVEEITFEGETMHSIATKLGKKHSLMGQALDVLAGDSVAGLSTTLNTLLRVIGAVRWDVLDDGTGDAYFLLYEHFLQIYDPELRIRTGSYYTPHGVVSAMARLVEDVLRREGFHIPSGFASPDVVLVDPAMGTGTFLLSALELAAETIAEEEGPGAVGPRLREMVGRRLVGFEMQVGPFAVAELRMHAMLKKYGSAAPAQGLRLLVADALDSPTAEFNWIPHTYRALAESRRQANQVKRDERVMVVMGNPPHDAVKRGAGKWVERGEPEADIPAPLGAFRQPGNGRYESKIANLYVYFWRWATWKVFDAHDDVPFGVVALITPKAWLKGRAFAGMRRYLRETADEGWIIDLSPEGHRADVATRIFPEVAQELCIAIFVRWRNSPRPRTAQQTAKVRHLKVAGRRDEKIERLAALRLDDSEWRECATGKTDAFLPPGSDLWESCPQLRDLMPWSSRGVTPGRMWVYAPDEDTLHERWRRFVAADTERRAKMLGDSGERTPDDSVPPLPGVESHGRTTLATEHRTNTQTVRIGFRSFDRQYVLPDSRLMERGRADLWRVRSDRQVYTIEQNAHPLVNGPALVFSALIPDMHYFNNRSGCARPLYRNAAGTLPNVTPGLLPLLARRFGVPVVAEDLLAYIAALASHPEYTARFQEDLEVPGPRIPLTADLCLWEQAVAIGQRVLWLHTYGERYADETAGRPYGRVLLPRDRPRCVAEIPDDTEAMPEKLAYDPVTQDLWVGSGRISPVPLAVREYEVSGMNVLDKWFGYRRRNPAGKRRLELDHEFARRWLPSWTTELLELLNVLGLLVQGGPAQADLFNEVCAGQLITVADLTTAGVLPVPTEATKALKATSDAGDALFDL, from the coding sequence ATGAGTGCCCGACGCAGGATCCATGACAGCTTCGAACAGGCAGTCCAGGCCGCTGTGTCCGCGTTTGGAGCGGAGGTCACGCCGAAGCTGAGAGGCAGCGGGTGGCAGGAGGACCAGCTCCGGGGACCGCTGGAGAACATGATCCGGTCTGTATGCCGTGGCCTCGGTCTGGGCGTCACCCTCATCGGCGAGGTACCGCTCGTCGACATGGGAGCCCGCCCTGACTATGCGGTTGAGGTCGGCGGCGCTCTCGTCGGTTACATCGAGCTCAAGAAGCCGGGCACCCAGGCCGACCCGTCCGTCTACACAGGCCGCAACGCCGGGCAGTGGGCGAAACTACGGCTGCTCAACAACGTACTGCTCTGTGACGGCAACGAGTTTTCTGTCCACCAGCAGGGCCAACAGGTTGGAGAAGTGGCCTACCTGCGCGGCTCGGTCCTCACCTCCGGCGCCCGGCTTGCTCCCGCCGACGGGGCGCTTGCGCGGGTGTTGTACGACTTCCTGACCTGGGAGCCGCAGACGCCCCGCACCACGAGCCAGCTCATCCGAGCAGTCGCAGGACTGTGCCAACTGCTGTCGGAAGAGGTCGGTGAGGCGATCGCGCAGGAAAAGAGCCGACGCCGTCTGCCAGCCTTTACAAAGCTGGCCAAGGACTGGCGACACTTGCTGTTCCCGGAGGCGACCGACGCCGAATTCATCGAACAGTACGGTCAAGCCGTCGTGTTCGCGCTTCTGCTCGCTCGGGTGGAGGAGATCACCTTCGAGGGCGAGACCATGCACAGTATCGCCACGAAGCTGGGCAAGAAGCACTCACTTATGGGCCAGGCGCTGGATGTCCTCGCCGGAGACTCGGTCGCGGGACTCTCCACCACGCTCAACACACTGCTCCGTGTCATCGGGGCGGTCAGATGGGACGTGCTGGACGACGGAACAGGCGATGCCTACTTCCTGCTCTACGAACACTTCCTTCAGATTTACGACCCTGAGCTGCGGATACGTACAGGCTCGTACTACACACCACATGGCGTCGTCTCGGCCATGGCCCGGCTGGTCGAGGACGTCCTGAGGCGGGAGGGCTTCCATATTCCTTCCGGCTTCGCCTCCCCTGATGTGGTCCTTGTCGATCCGGCCATGGGCACCGGCACCTTCCTGCTGTCGGCACTGGAGCTCGCTGCCGAGACCATCGCTGAAGAAGAGGGACCAGGCGCGGTGGGCCCTCGCCTGCGAGAGATGGTGGGGCGTCGACTGGTCGGTTTCGAGATGCAGGTCGGCCCGTTCGCCGTCGCAGAACTGCGCATGCACGCCATGCTCAAGAAGTACGGGTCCGCGGCCCCCGCCCAGGGACTCAGGCTGTTGGTGGCCGATGCCCTGGACAGCCCGACAGCTGAGTTCAACTGGATCCCCCACACCTACCGAGCACTCGCAGAATCCCGCCGCCAGGCCAACCAGGTAAAGAGAGACGAGCGTGTCATGGTCGTCATGGGCAACCCGCCCCACGACGCCGTGAAACGGGGTGCGGGCAAGTGGGTGGAGCGAGGGGAACCCGAGGCGGACATCCCTGCCCCGCTGGGGGCCTTCCGGCAACCCGGTAACGGCAGGTACGAGTCGAAGATCGCCAACCTCTACGTCTACTTCTGGCGCTGGGCCACCTGGAAGGTCTTCGACGCACACGACGACGTACCTTTCGGCGTGGTCGCGCTGATCACTCCTAAGGCATGGCTCAAAGGGCGGGCGTTCGCCGGAATGCGGCGCTATCTGCGTGAAACCGCCGACGAGGGCTGGATCATCGACCTGTCGCCGGAGGGCCACCGAGCTGATGTCGCGACCCGCATATTCCCCGAGGTCGCGCAGGAGCTGTGCATCGCGATCTTCGTACGATGGCGGAACAGCCCCAGGCCGCGGACAGCGCAGCAGACCGCAAAAGTAAGGCACCTCAAGGTCGCCGGGCGCCGCGACGAGAAGATCGAACGTCTGGCGGCCCTCAGGCTCGACGACTCCGAATGGCGCGAGTGCGCCACGGGCAAGACGGATGCTTTCCTGCCGCCCGGCAGCGACCTGTGGGAGTCCTGCCCGCAGCTGAGAGATCTGATGCCGTGGTCGTCACGTGGCGTCACTCCGGGGCGCATGTGGGTCTATGCGCCGGACGAGGACACGCTCCATGAACGGTGGCGGCGCTTCGTCGCTGCGGACACCGAGAGGCGCGCCAAGATGCTCGGAGACTCGGGAGAGCGAACGCCCGATGACAGTGTCCCGCCCCTGCCTGGGGTGGAATCGCATGGACGGACAACGCTCGCCACCGAGCACAGGACAAACACTCAAACGGTGCGCATAGGATTCCGGTCGTTCGACCGGCAGTACGTCCTGCCGGACAGCCGATTGATGGAACGCGGCAGAGCAGACCTCTGGCGAGTCCGGAGCGACCGACAGGTCTACACCATCGAGCAGAATGCCCACCCGCTGGTCAACGGGCCGGCGCTGGTCTTCAGTGCCCTCATTCCCGACATGCACTACTTCAACAACCGCAGCGGTTGCGCCCGTCCTCTCTACCGCAACGCCGCCGGCACGCTGCCCAACGTCACGCCCGGTCTACTCCCCCTGCTCGCCAGGCGGTTCGGAGTACCGGTCGTCGCTGAAGACCTCCTGGCCTACATTGCCGCACTCGCGTCCCATCCGGAGTACACGGCCCGATTCCAGGAAGACCTCGAAGTCCCTGGCCCGCGCATACCCCTCACCGCTGACCTCTGTCTGTGGGAGCAGGCGGTTGCCATCGGCCAGCGGGTCCTGTGGCTGCACACCTACGGCGAGCGGTATGCCGACGAGACAGCCGGGAGGCCGTACGGCAGGGTATTGCTGCCACGCGACCGCCCCCGATGCGTCGCGGAGATTCCGGACGATACGGAAGCCATGCCGGAGAAGTTGGCGTACGACCCCGTGACACAGGACCTGTGGGTCGGCAGTGGACGGATCAGTCCGGTGCCTCTCGCGGTCCGGGAATACGAAGTGTCCGGGATGAACGTTCTCGACAAGTGGTTTGGCTACCGCCGAAGGAACCCCGCCGGCAAGCGACGCCTCGAACTGGACCATGAGTTCGCTCGGCGCTGGCTTCCCTCATGGACCACGGAACTGCTGGAGCTGCTGAACGTCCTCGGCCTGCTCGTGCAGGGGGGGCCGGCACAGGCCGACCTCTTCAATGAGGTGTGCGCGGGCCAACTGATCACGGTGGCAGATCTGACCACGGCGGGCGTCCTTCCCGTGCCCACAGAGGCGACCAAGGCACTGAAGGCGACATCGGACGCGGGCGACGCACTATTCGACCTGTGA
- a CDS encoding metallophosphoesterase — MRARYGVPLGIAAVGAAGVVYAAGFEARSFRLRRVTVPVLPPGMRPLRILQVSDIHMVSGQRKKQRWLRSLAGLRPDFVLNTGDNLSDPEGVPEVLDALGPLMEFPGAYVFGSNDYYGPKLRNPARYLLEKAQGRHGLNGNKPVVGAIHNPWEDLRDGFDGAGWLNLTNTRGTLKVEGMSVELTGLDDPHIKRDRYARVAGGPSDYADLSLGVVHAPYLRTLDAFTADGYPLILAGHTHGGQLCIPFYGALVTNCDLDTERVKGLSTHTADGRTAYMHVSAGCGTNRYTPVRFACPPEASLLTLVGREDSAG; from the coding sequence TGCGAGCGCGATACGGAGTACCTCTGGGGATCGCGGCGGTCGGTGCCGCCGGTGTGGTGTACGCGGCGGGTTTCGAGGCCCGCTCCTTCCGACTGCGGCGGGTGACGGTACCGGTGCTGCCACCGGGCATGCGGCCACTGCGGATACTTCAGGTCTCCGACATCCACATGGTGAGCGGGCAGCGCAAGAAGCAGCGCTGGCTGCGTTCCCTGGCCGGGCTGCGCCCCGATTTCGTGCTCAACACCGGGGACAACCTCTCCGACCCCGAGGGCGTCCCCGAGGTGCTGGACGCGCTGGGCCCGCTGATGGAGTTCCCGGGCGCGTACGTCTTCGGCTCGAACGACTACTACGGCCCCAAGCTGCGCAACCCCGCCCGTTACCTCCTGGAAAAGGCCCAGGGCCGCCACGGTCTGAACGGCAACAAGCCGGTGGTCGGCGCCATCCACAACCCGTGGGAGGACCTGCGCGACGGCTTCGACGGGGCGGGCTGGCTCAACCTCACCAACACCCGCGGCACGCTGAAGGTCGAGGGCATGTCGGTCGAGCTGACCGGTCTCGACGACCCGCACATCAAGCGGGACCGCTACGCCCGGGTGGCCGGCGGCCCGTCCGACTACGCCGATCTCTCCCTGGGCGTGGTCCACGCCCCGTACCTCCGCACCCTCGACGCCTTCACCGCCGACGGCTACCCCCTGATCCTGGCCGGCCACACACACGGCGGGCAGCTCTGCATCCCCTTCTACGGCGCCCTCGTCACCAACTGCGACCTCGACACGGAGCGAGTGAAGGGCCTCTCCACGCACACGGCCGACGGCCGCACCGCGTACATGCACGTCTCGGCCGGCTGCGGCACGAACCGCTACACCCCGGTGCGGTTCGCCTGCCCGCCGGAGGCTTCGTTGCTGACGTTGGTCGGGCGGGAGGACTCGGCTGGGTGA